AGCAGGAACATACAAAGGACAGGATGAGGATGTTACAACAGTTACATGTCTTGCACAATGGGTATGTGATGCTGATTTAGATGAGGATCTTGTCTACAATGTAACAAAGGCATTATGGGAACACAGGGACTTTGTAGAGAAAGTTCACGCAAAGGGTAAAGATATAACACTCGAAACAGCTCTTGATGGTGTTGCTATTCCTCTTCATCCAGGAGCAGAGAAGTATTATAAGGAGAAGGGACTAATACACTAACATGCTTATTAGGGGGTGATTTCACCCCCTCTTTTTTAAATGAAGTTAAAATCAGCTCTTTTAATATTAGTTTTATTAATTGTAGGTATTTATTTTTCATTTTATAAATTTCATAAAAATCTATTGATAGTAGATGCGAAAACAGGTAAAACGCTTTTATCTTTCAATGTTGAAGACAAAGATACATTTGAAATAAGTTTCATCCACTCAGTCTCTCTATCTCCAGTATATGAATATTATAGAATTGAAGACGGTGACATAGTACTCTACGAAACAGATTTCTCATATTCAAGTGCAGGACTCCCAACTGAAACAGAGGGGGAAGAGAAACTCATTATGGAGAAAGATAAATTTAAATTAGTTAACATGAATAGGCCTTTTAAAGAGATAAATTACGGTATTGTAAAGGAGTGGAATTTCAAACTTTATATAAAAGGAAAGGAGTATAACCTTTCCAAGATGTTTGGTACAAGAAGAGTTATCATAACCCTCAGGAGGTAACTTATGGCGAATGAGAAAAAGACTGAGGAACTCCTTGAAAAATATGAGATAAGTGCAAGAAGAAGAAAATTAAAGGGGATAGCCTATCTTATTGTTAAATTGATAGCCATAGCCTTTTCTGTCTTCCAATTCTACACAATAGGATTTGGTCTTTTTCCACCACAGATTCAAAGACCAATACATGTAGGCTTTGCAATGCTTTTAATATTTCTACTCGTCCCTCCATTCAAAAAAGGAAGAAAAGATACAATACCTATTTATGATATGATCCTTGCAATTCTTATTGTGCTTGTCTTTCTCTATCCTGTGATCTTTTATAAACAACTGGTTCTAAGAGCTGGACTTCCTACAACTCTTGATCTTATTGTTGCAAGTTTTGCCGTTATCCTTGTTCTTGAGGGAGCAAGAAGAATAACAGGAATTCCCCTTCCTCTCATTGCTACAATTTTTATTCTTTACGCACTTTTTGGTAGATATATCCCTGGATTCTTCGCTCACAGAGGATATCCATTTACCCGTGTTGTTGATCATTTATTCTATACTCTTGATGGAATGTTTGGAGTGCCTATATCTGTATCTACAAAATTTGTCTACGCCTTTCTCTTGTTTGGTGCATTATCAGAAAAAACA
This DNA window, taken from Caldisericia bacterium, encodes the following:
- a CDS encoding DUF1850 domain-containing protein — encoded protein: MKLKSALLILVLLIVGIYFSFYKFHKNLLIVDAKTGKTLLSFNVEDKDTFEISFIHSVSLSPVYEYYRIEDGDIVLYETDFSYSSAGLPTETEGEEKLIMEKDKFKLVNMNRPFKEINYGIVKEWNFKLYIKGKEYNLSKMFGTRRVIITLRR